One region of Rhizoctonia solani chromosome 9, complete sequence genomic DNA includes:
- a CDS encoding transcription initiation factor IIB, which yields MAKLCPECGGGVIEYNEAAGNGFCNQCGTLVEENRIVAEVTFGESASGAAIAHGSFVALGQTRAHTGGAFGHGSSEPGEQSAAHGRMLIRQQSSALHLGEHIVEKAQRYYNLAISHRFIKGRKSEYVAAVCLYIACRYFMLVNVFVLGAYYLKLVRELKINLPLIDPAHLIARFAALLEFGEETNKVVVDATRLVTRFSRDWMTHGRRPAGICGACLLLAARMNNFRRSIQEIVQVVKIGDETVKKRLEEFKTTPSAALTMHDFRNVMLEEAADPPSFTKGLEKQKHEGKEGKGRVLSTPSGKRKRTQDDDDDDDEASSEPATATVDMSKGIVSLGLDHPTNGKTEAPLFYPSDDDEQTAFNDIVNQDKNEGGDGRDGFEKNEGEEYKTDDTFDEEMTAEVEQYLNDPEGSRLTAVLQHAEREKAARIAQAEQSDDLNNLDDEELDAFILTEEEVRKKTRMWVEFNKDYLERIAMKGLDAEEGTEHKRQKSRKTRKRQKPRDSTTASGETPAQAARALMQKKRTFSRRINYAAVEKLFEKPSESNKSKNKPKVSETVEEHEDKDDDNEKYDDGDGDIDYYIDEGYQEEV from the exons ATG GCTAAATTATGTCCAGAATGCGGCGGAGGCGTGATCGAATACAATGAAGCAGCAGGAAACGGATTCTGTAACCAATGCGGAACTTTGGTAGAGGAGAACCGTATTGTTGCAGAAGTCACGTTTGGGGAAAGTGCATCGGGTGCTGCTATCGCACATGGGTCATTCGTGGCATTGGGACAGA CTCGGGCTCATACTGGCGGAGCCTTTGGACATGGGTCTTCAGAGCCAGGAGAGCAATCAGCTGCCCATGGTCGTATGCTCATCCGGCAACAATCATCAGCGCTTCATCTCGGCGAACATATTGTAGAAAAGGCACAACGCTACTACAACCTAGCTATTTCTCATAGGTTTATCAAAGGGCGGAAATCGGAATATGTCGCCGCGGTTTGCCTATATATTGCTTGTC GTTATTTTATGCTG GTCAACGTCTTTGTCTTGGGTGCCTATTACCTCAAGCTAGTTCGAGAGCTCAAAATTAACTTACCTCTCATCGACCCCGCTCATTTAATCGCTCGTTTTGCTGCTTTACTCGAATTCGGTGAAGAAACAAACAAAGTTGTTGTCGATGCGACCCGACTAGTTACCCGGTTCTCTCGAGACTGGATGACACATGGTCGACGTCCGGCAGGGATATGCGGTGCCTGCCTGCTCCTCGCTGCTCGTATGAATAATTTTCGTCGAAGTATTCAAGAAATAGTTCAAGTTGTCAAGATTGGCGACGAGACAGTCAAGAAGCGTCTTGAAGAATTTAAGACCACTCCAAGCGCTGCGCTTACTATGCATGATTTTCGTAACGTTATGCTCGAGGAGGCGGCCGATCCTCCTTCATTTACAAAGGGCCTGGAGAAGCAGAAGCACGAGGGCAAGGAAGGGAAAGGGAGGGTTTTATCAACACCCTCTGGAAAGAGGAAACGAACTCaggatgatgacgatgacgatgatgaaGCGAGCTCCGAACCTGCTACCGCGACCGTTGATATGAGTAAGGGGATTGTCTCACTCGGTTTGGACCACCCGACCAATGGAAAGACAGAGGCACCACTATTCTATCCTTCTGATGACGACGAGCAGACTGCATTCAACGATATTGTTAATCAGGACAAAAACGAAGGGGGCGATGGAAGGGATGGGTTTGAAAAGAACGAAGGAGAGGAATATAAGACGGACGATACATTTGATGAAGAGATGACTGCAGAAGTCGAGCAGTATCTTAATGATCCCGAGGGTTCTCGCCTCACTGCCGTTCTTCAGCATGCCGAAAGAGAGAAAGCTGCACGTATTGCTCAAGCAGAGCAATCAGATGACTTGAACAATCTTGATGATGAAGAACTCGATGCCTTTATCCTTACTGAAGAGGAAGTGCGGAAGAAAACACGGATGTGGGTCGAGTTCAACAAAGACTACTTAGAGAGAATTGCAA TGAAAGGGTTAGATGCTGAAGAAGGAACTGAACATAAGCGCCAGAAAAGTCGCAAG ACTCGCAAACGTCAAAAGCCTAGAGATTCGACTACAGCCAGTGGAGAAACTCCCGCTCAAGCGGCGCGAGCATTGATGCAGAAGAAAAGAACATTTTCCCGAAGGATCAACTATGCGGCTGTAGAAAAGTTATTCGAGAAGCCGAGTGAATCAAACAAATCCAAGAATAAGCCCAAGGTATCGGAAACTGTAGAAGAGCATGAGGACAAGGATGATGACAATGAAAAATATGATGACGGGGATGGAGACATAGATTACTACATTGACGAAGGGTATCAGGAGGAGGTTTGA
- a CDS encoding Chaperone for protein-folding within the ER, fungal — protein MLLSSLFAAIVGAPLVLGQGAFDKSHKMTYLKGTWSISDKNVPVGPTFVNPAENKFFFPTEYKNTTSRTYSFTDDGFWEYCAYVAPHVSSDNCTSALFIYQHGTYEFLSNGSMALTPFAKDGRFQMADSCKESNGATPYNYTELMVTWSIDIDYGTAPVLNLHEANWEQPQNLTLAYNPPQMLPTRPLTN, from the exons ATGTTACTCTCTTCTCTTTTTGCTGCAATTGTTGGTGCTCCACTTGTCCTTGGGCAAGGTGCTTTTGACAAGAGTCATAAGATGACCTACCTTAAAGGCACCTGGAGCATCAGCGACAAAAATGTCCCCGTTGGACCA ACCTTTGTAAACCCGGCTGAGAACAAATTCTTTTTCCCCACGGAATACAAGAACACCACCAGCAGGACTTATTCTTT CACTGATGATGGATTCTGGGAATACTGCGCATATGTAGCGCCACACGTCAGCTCAGATAATTGCACCAGTGCTCTATTCATCTACCAGCACGGAACCTACGAGTTTCTCTCGAACGGTTCGATGGCGCTCACTCCTTTTGCGAAGGATGGTCGCTTCCAAATGGCAGACTCCTGCAAGGAATCCAACGGAGCTACTCCATACAACTACACGGAGCTCATGGTGACCTGGAGTATCGATATAGACTATGGCACCGCACCTGTATTGAACCTTCATGAGGCGAACTGGGAGCAACCTCAGAACCTCACTCTGGCGTATAACCCTCCACAGATGCTTCCTACTCGGCCATTGACCAACTGA
- a CDS encoding Cellulase (glycosyl hydrolase family 5 protein) produces MKRVALSALAAAGYVAAQAPAYAQCGGQGWTGATTCVSGFTCTVSNQWYSQCLPGTASPSSTTSAPTSTPTSGTGVCSGATRTKFKYFGVNQSCAEFGEGKWPGVLNTDYIWPATSSIDYFLGKGMNTFRVAFTMERISPLASGLTGAFDATYLGDLKKTVSYITGKGGYAVIDPHNFMRYNHNIITSTSDFQTWWKNLAAEFKDDKNVIFDLQNEPWGIDASAVAQLMQAGINGVRSAGATSQLILVEGTSWTGAMDVGSGNGDAFKNLTDPNNNFAIEMHQYLDTDGSGATGNGVCVSSTIMTERIASATQWLKDNNLKGFLGELGGGSNDVCINAIKGGLCAMQESGVWIGALWWAAGPWWGDYFQSIEPPNSPAVARILPEALLPFL; encoded by the exons ATGAAACGAGTTGCATTGTCTGCATTGGCTGCGGCCGGATATGTTGCTGCTCAAGCTCCCGCGTACGCCCAGTGCGGTGGTCAGGGTTGGACTG GCGCAACAACTTGCGTCTCTGGATTTACCTGCACCGTCTCAAACCAATGGTACTCGCAATG TCTTCCCGGCACTGCTTCACCCTCTTCTACCACCAGTGCCCCGACCTCGACTCCTACATCTGGCACTGGGGTATGCAGTGGCGCCACACGCACAAAGTTCAAGTACTTTGGTGTAAACCAGTCTTGTGCGGAGTTTGGTGAGGGTAAATGGCCTGGTGTCTTGAACACCGACTACATTTGGCCCGCAACTAGCTCTATCGAT TATTTCTTGGGAAAAGGGATGAACACTTTCCGTGTTGCCTTTACCATGGAGCGCATCTCTCCTCTTGCTAGTGGACTCACTGGAGCATTCGACGCTACTTACCTAGGTGACTTGAAAAAGACAGTTTCCTACATTACTGGAAAGGGTGGCTACGCTGTCATTGACCCCCACAA CTTTATGCGCTATAATCACAACATTATCACTTCCACATCTGATTTTCAGACATGGTGGAAGAACCTTGCGGCCGAGTTCAAAGATGACAAGAACGTCATATTTGACTTGCAGAACGAACCATGG GGAATAGATGCCTCGGCTGTCGCTCAGCTGATGCAAGCCGGAATCAATGGTGTTCGTTCTGCAGGTGCTACCAGCCAACTCATCCTTGTCGAAGGGACTTCCTGGACTGGAGC CATGGACGTCGGCTCTGGAAACGGCGATGCTTTCAAGAACCTGACGGATCCCAACAACAACTTTGCCATCGAGATGCACCAATACCTTGATACCGATGGCTCTGGTGCCACCGGAAACGGGGTCTGTGTTTCCTCTACTATTATGACCGAGCGTATTGCTTCTGCGACCCAATGGCTCAAGGACAACAACCTCAAGGGCTTCCTTGGAGAGCTCGGAGGCGGTTCGAACGATGTTTGCATCaatgccatcaagggaggATTGTGCGCTATGCAAGAGTCGGGTGTGTGGATTGGCGCTCTCTGGTGGGCTGCCGGTCCGTGGTGGGGCGA CTACTTCCAATCGATCGAGCCTCCAAACAGCCCTGCTGTCGCGAGAATTCTCCCCGAAGCGCTCTTGCCTTTCCTCTAA
- a CDS encoding major facilitator superfamily transporter: MSPKMKEKTIDGFDSVETSPDHSEIDLQFERRLIRKMDLRVCPWVMLVYLVSFLDRVNIGNARLFGLEADLGMAGSQYQTAVSVLFVTYLLFEVPSNLVIKKLRPSRYGKFAFITFAWGIVATLTGIVQSYGGLIACRLILGLFEAGLFPGMAVYLTFWYTRKELALRIGYLFVSSALAGAFGGLLATAIGQMDGVAGQRGWRWIIIIEQVMFPAYGSRESLVIPFVLPDSPDTAPWLTPAEKAYIRARKLRQQGETADAQKFHWSDVRKCFMDPKVYAFAAAQFGFGQMERYANSTLPCYSGAITYLVIAFLSDRYQIRGWFCVAGGAVSVLGYIILLVPVSSGVHYMGCFFVAMGLYVVVGIPLSWLPNNIPRYGKRTSATGFQLMIGNASGVMAPFLYATNEKPRYIRGHAVSLAMVAFASAVYAVLAVVYSRINARRSTGKEDYKLAGKTDEEVDAMGDESPRFRWVPSFDCLGETK; the protein is encoded by the exons ATGAGCCCAAAAATGAAGGAAAAAACTATCGACGGATTCGACTCAGTCGAGACCTCTCCAGACCATTCAGAAATAGATCTGCAGTTTGAGAGGCGTCTCATTCGTAAA ATGGACCTGCGCGTCTGTCCTT GGGTAATGCTGGTATACCTTGTATCATTTCTCG ACCGAGTTAACATTGG AAACGCACGCCTATTCGGGCTTGAAGCCGACCTCGGAATGGCCGGCTCGCAATACCAAACGGCCGTAAGCGTCTTGTTTGTCACATACCTC CTGTTCGAGGTTCCAAGCAACCTC GTCATCAAAAAACTCAGACCATCACGATACGGCAAGT TCGCGTTTATCACATTTGCGTGGGGAATCGTAGCCACGCTCACCGGAATCGTCCAATCGTACGGCGGATTGATAGCATGCAGACTCATTCTCGGACTCTTCGAAGCTGGATTATT CCCGGGGATGGCCGTTTACCTTACGTTTT GGTACACGCGAAAAGAGCTCGCGCTCCGAATTGGGTATTTGTTCGTTTCGTCGGCGCTAGCTGGGGCATTTGGG GGATTGTTGGCGACCGCGATCGGACAAATGGATGGGGTGGCTGGACAGAGAGG GTGGCGGTGGATTATCATCATCGAGCAAGTCATGTTTCCCGCCTATGGGTCTCGCGAGA GCCTCGTAATCCCATTTGTTCTACCCGACAGTCCGGATACGGCACCATGGCTCACTCCAGCTGAAAAGGCATACATCCGAGCTCGCAAGTTGCGCCAACAAGGCGAAACGGCCGACGCCCAAAAGTTCCACTGGAGCGACGTTCGTAAATGCTTTATGGATCCCAAGGTATATGCATT CGCAGCAGCCCAATTCGGAT TTGGGCAGATGGAACGCTACGCAAACTCAACTC TTCCGTGTTATTCTGGCGCAATAACGTACCTCGTCATCGCCTTTCTTTCGGACCGATACCAGATCCGAGGATGGTTCTGCGTAGCTGGCGGAGCGGTATCTGTGCTCGGGTACATCATCCTGCTTGTGCCCGTTTCGTCGGGCGTGCATTACATGGGATGTTTCTTTGTTGC AATGGGTCTCTACGTCGTGGTCGGAATCCCGCTCAGCTGGCTCCCGAATAATATACCCCGGTACGGAAAACGAACGAGCGCGACTGGGTTCCAGCTCATGATCGGCAACGCATCG GGCGTCATGGCCCCCTTTTTATACGCGACCAACGAGAAACCGCGTTATATCCGAGGACACGCGGTGAGCTTGGCCATGGTCGCGTTCGCGAGCGCTGTCTATGCTGTACTCGCG GTTGTCTATTCGCGAATCAATGCGCGCCGATCAACGGGTAAAGAAGACTATAAATTGGCGGGCAAGACGGACGAAGAGGTCGATGCGATGGGTGACGAGTCGCCCCGGTTCAGGTGGGTCCCATCcttcgattgccttggcGAGACGAAATGA
- a CDS encoding protein phosphatase 2C, translating into MNQHIKTAVVKRARSLYTASALPQTYLPNIMFDYSHSPRPSPRKVPYQQPTGQSQQSEQPSGSPATTLPAPYYTSQTAWIGNASQTPTYSIPPPLWLCPPLDAACFPLALGIDVGPGPWDLIRVGREPVVRKEPEVDVVPWTFECGAYGIPKKPLGKRKSESEDLHMAVQVGEDSYFVRPDALGVADGVGGWAHHHLRADSARFARMLMHNCANEIANPRRPQDAYPSPPLTPRSPSTDNDISHLASVLESVSLEPEISPRDVLHLAYERTVATFRATGIAGSSTALVAILRDGELSVAHLGDCMLAVVRDGKFVLRSEDMQHSFNFPYQLGPHSSTTPRADAQLIKSKVVPGDIVILASDGLGDNLWDEEVLSEVSRFQLSQILSGDQDVNPQVLGEALARRAKKAAQGKADVPFGARARAAGVSFGGGKMDDISVVVAIVRGPTLAAPSTPPIPTPAHS; encoded by the exons ATGAACCAGCACATCAAGACGGCGGTGGTGAAGCGTGCGCGGTCGCTGTACACGGCATCGGCACTCCCACAAACCTATCTGCCCAACATCATGTTCGACTATTCGCACTCTCCGCGCCCGTCTCCGCGCAAAGTACCCTACCAACAGCCAACTGGCCAATCGCAGCAGAGCGAGCAGCCCTCGGGGTCTCCAGCAACGACACTGCCAGCACCGTACTACACCTCGCAGACGGCATGGATCGGGAATGCGAGCCAGACACCGACGTATTCGATCCCCCCGCCGCTGTGGCTGTGCCCACCGCTGGATGCTGCGTGTTTCCCACTTGCGCTGGGGATCGACGTCGGGCCTGGTCCGTGGGATCTGATCCGTGTGGGCAGAGAGCCTGTTGTGCGCAAAGAGCCCGAGGTGGATGTCGTCCCGTGGACCTTTGAGTGCGGTGCATATGGGATCCCCAAGAAGCCGCTTGGAAAGCGCAAGTCGGAGAGCGAGGACCTGCACATGGCAGTCCAAGTGGGCGAGGACAGCTACTTTGTCAGACCA GATGCCCTTGGAGTGGCAGACGGTGTGGGTGGATGGGCACACCACCATCTCCGCGCAGACTCGGCCCGATTCGCACGCATGCTCATGCACAACTGCGCCAACGAGATTGCAAATCCCCGCCGCCCGCAAGACGCATATCCCTCGCCTCCACTCACCCCGCGCTCGCCCAGCACAGACAACGACATTTCTCACCTCGCTTCCGTCCTCGAATCCGTCTCGCTCGAACCCGAGATTTCCCCTCGTGACGTCCTCCATCTCGCCTATGAACGCACAGTCGCCACCTTTCGTGCTACCGGCATTGCCGGATCTAGCACCGCTCTCGTCGCTATCCTACGCGACGGTGAGCTCTCGGTTGCCCATTTGGGCGACTGTATGCTTGCCGTCGTCAGGGATGGAAAGTTTGTTCTCAGGAGCGAAGACATGCAGCACAGT TTCAACTTTCCTTACCAACTGGGCCCGCACTCGTCTACTACCCCACGCGCCGACGCCCAGCTCATCAAATCCAAGGTTGTCCCCGGCGACATTGTCATCCTCGCCTCGGACGGCCTGGGCGACAATCTATGGGACGAAGAAGTCCTGTCCGAAGTCTCCCGCTTCCAGCTCTCTCAAATCCTCAGCGGAGACCAAGACGTGAACCCGCAGGTGCTGGGAGAAGCCCTGGCCAGGAGAGCCAAAAAGGCGGCTCAGGGCAAGGCCGATGTTCCCTTTGGCGCTAGGGCTCGTGCCGCGGGCGTTTCCTTTGGAGGCGGCAAGATGGATG ACATAAGTGTGGTTGTGGCGATTGTACGAGGTCcgacgctggccgctccttcGACACCGCCGATACCCACACCAGCCCATTCATAG
- a CDS encoding pre-mRNA cleavage factor Im 25 kDa subunit 2: MSLYFFSSPPFPDSASYYPIQTTPETRSTEVLAVPKNMKLLAIPLFELYDNAARLVERVPLGSTSDQGEISPSAAPIPPCWVKRGPLYLFPFPFMSPTLFTYAIRSHYRALARRRTNFPSRMDFWIIWIIVVVCGAGAGDADADGA, from the exons ATGTCACTCTATTTCTTTTCCTCTCCCCCCTTTCCCGATTCGGCATCGTATTATCCGATTCAAACTACACCCGAAACCCGATCGACAGAGGTCCTAGCGGTCCCGAAAAACATGAAGCTGCTCGCGATTCCGTTGTTTGAGCTTTATGATAACGCGGCGAG ACTTGTCGAACGGGTACCTCTTGGTTCCACGAGTGATCAAGGGGAGATATCCCCGAGCGCAGCCCCTATTCCCCCTTGCTGGGTCAAACGAGGCCCACTCTAcctcttccccttccccTTCATGTCTCCAACCTTGTTCACGTATGCGATCCGATCTCATTACCGCGCCCTGGCCCGGCGCAGAACAAACTTCCCATCACGGATGGACTTCTGGATCATCTGGATCATCGTGGTCGTGTGCggggctggagccggagATGCAGATGCAGATGGAGCTTGA
- a CDS encoding pre-mRNA cleavage factor Im 25 kDa subunit 2: protein MYLQVPLQVPTLEFYVQVHTHTGAKPRLKLETDCVMVGDDSTKEAQPEEDPSVSARLQRLQNNYEDFGMRRTVEGILVVHDHGHPHILMLQIANAFFKLPGDYLKPGEDETEGLKARLDERLAPLPGSAQHLGQDGDWEIGDCLAQWWRPNFETFMVSVDFREEGNMALSRVRGTIPTMDSRELLNCAPCDSGLDPGGAFQLLLPSIS, encoded by the exons ATGTACTTACAAGTACCTTTACAGGTACCCACTCTCGAATTTTACGTTCAGGTACATACCCATACTGGTGCAAAACCAAGATTAAAACTCGAAACTGACTGTGTGATGGTGGGGGACGACAGCACGAAAGAAGCTCAACCAGAGGAAGACCCGTCTGTCTCGGCGCGTCTTCAACGACTACAGAACAACTATGAGGATTTCGGAATGAGGCGTACGGTCGAGGGGATTCTGGTCGTACATGACCACGGGCACCCACATATCCTGATGTTACAGATCGCAAATGCCTTTTTCAAGTT ACCGGGAGACTATCTCAAACCGGGAGAAGACGAGACGGAAGGTCTTAAAGCCCGACTGGACGAACGACTCGCACCTCTTCCTGGGAGCGCACAACACCTTGGACAGGATGGGGATTGGGAGATTGGCGATTGTTTGGCTCAGTGGTGGAGACCTAATTTCGAGACATTTATGGTGAGTGTTGATTTTCGAGAGGAGGGGAACATGGCTTTGTCTCGGGTCCGAGGCACCATCCCAACAATGGACTCTAGGGAACTTTTGAATTGCGCCCCTTGCGACTCTGGACTCGATCCTGGAGGGGCCTTTCAACTGCTCCTACCCTCGATCTCATAG
- a CDS encoding S1/P1 nuclease translates to MRTSTFLLPVLSLAPSAFAWGALGHRTVAVVAQNYLSSATKTWVSNILGDTLVNVATWADDYRYTTAGAFSASYHYIDAQDNPPTSCSVSYSRDCGNACIVSAITNYTSRVQSSSLSTSERAIALKFIVHLLGDITQPLHDENKATGGNGISVLWNGATTNLHSVWDSSIAEKYVGGNTVAYATTWGNQIITKLAAGGAYASSKASWLSCVNPSTAQTCALTWAADGNALVCSYVLKTDPTGKELSGTYYTGAYPLVEQQIAKGGVRLAAYLNTIVTGSSGF, encoded by the exons ATGCGTACTTCGACCTTTTTGCTTCCTGTTCTTTCCCTGGCGCCCAGCGCGTTTGCGTGGGGTGCTCTAGGTCACCGCACTGTTGCTGTCGTGGCTCAAAACTACCTGTCTTCTGCGACTAAAACATGGGTCTCCAATATCCTGGGCGATACTTTGGTCAATGTTGCTACCTGGGCGGACGACTACCGTTACACAACTGCTGGAGCCTTCAGTGCGAGCTACCATTATATTGATGCCCAAGACAATCCGCCTACGAGTTGCAGCGTTAGTTATTCGAGGGATTGTGGCAATGCTTGTATTGTAAGCGCCAT TACGAATTAC ACTTCTCGGGTGCAATCCTCTTCATTATCAACTTCAGAACGTGCCATTGCACTCAAGTTTATTGTTCATTTACTGGGAGATATTACCCAGCCCCTACATGATGAGAACAAAGCCACAGGCGGTAACGGCATTTCTGTCCTTTGGAACGGTGCAACCACAAACTTGCACTCGG TCTGGGACTCGTCCATCGCGGAGAAATATGTGGGCGGCAATACGGTTGCCTACGCTACCACCTGGGGTAATCAGATCATCACCAAATTAGCGGCTGGTGGCGCATACGCTAGCTCCAAGGCATCCTGGTTATCTTGCGTCAACCCGTCAACTGCCCAA ACCTGTGCATTGACTTGGGCAGCGGATGGAAACGCTCTTGTGTGTTCTTATGTGCTCAAAACTGATCCGACCGGAAAAGAGCTATCCGGAACTTACTATACCGGCGCATACCCGTTGGTCGAGCAGCAGATTGCCAAGG GTGGTGTCCGCTTGGCCGCATATTTGAACACTATTGTTACCGGCAGTTCCGGTTTCTAA
- a CDS encoding HMG (high mobility group) box protein — MDQCGGFNPVQYNVQGSADTRAQAHPISRLAQPYILDPDLGAMYSAPSLDHPSFPTYTEPSTSSYSPTPSEMAITPDSSDFPSPADSAFSPFIMDIPTPTSSAPEPVAKKPSHSKKRPAGHIPRPRNAFILFRSHHVAAQLIPGKVENDHRHISKIIGEIWNKLSPAERLIWEQKADIEKERHSRKYPGYRYKPAKLDGVVKRRVKCRGAPALSAYSSSPGIGKANGAQEIIGSLNVAEGGVLSFGNSERPRLIDQEERRKDKARCVRVAQLIQQGVCDECYSPTPTIGSRDTRDAMPVSHKRRYTTRSRGREPPVFTDPFAPNNPSIPRPDVMHPLNSGATGSVITNYSPTHTFTSLAGSDENSVLPTTVSPPSQVNDSLRGWSYRRASSLPLDTSSPLPSLSAEHANSTSYSHQRQSNSASPMPTRLVGSPLRRHHRLYYPHPHRERAQKQTIGRDSDSSLSAFDRLSYYSPGNSPPEQHLTPHIHPRLHFKNTTSRSNLSSVNPISHINSTPTLYGINSTRPWRSEEPIDLSAMYEQDNATGNEATLHSTYAINTGKAYPPIPTAPAPLGDVPISHQLALSCKSAHNHTTASEFDVEPGPSQSYYDWPSQYGSELNYPPGDDYNASANPEIYKEVPNMYYSNTTGDLPY, encoded by the exons ATGGATCAGTGCGGTGGCTTCAATCCTGTGCAATATAACG TACAAGGTTCAGCAGATACCCGTGCCCAAGCTCACCCCATTAGCCGACTCGCTCAGCCTTACATACTCGACCCCGATTTAGGCGCCATGTATTCCGCACCCAGTCTTGACCACCCTTCATTTCCTACTTACACAGAGCCATCAACTTCAAGCTATTCGCCTACCCCTTCAGAAATGGCTATCACACCCGAttcaagcgatttcccttcGCCAGCCGATTCAGCATTCTCCCCCTTCATTATGGACATTCCTACACCAACATCCTCCGCACCAGAGCCTGTGGCTAAGAAGCCGTCCCACAGCAAGAAGCGTCCAGCGGGCCATATACCACGGCCTCGCAATGCATTCATACTTTTCAGGTCCCACCATGTGGCTGCTCAGCTGATTCCCGGCAAGGTGGAG AACGACCACCGCCATATTAGCAAG ATTATCGGCGAGATCTGGAACAAGCTATCTCCTGCCGAGCGTTTAATCTGGGAACAAAAGGCAGATATTGAGAAG GAACGGCATAGTCGAAAGTATCCTGGCTACCGATACAAACCTGCGAAGCTTGACGGGGTTGTCAAGCGACGAGTTAAGTGTCGTGGGGCTCCAGCCTTGTCGGCCTATTCATCCTCTCCTGGTATTGGTAAAGCGAATGGCGCTCAAGAGATCATTGGAAGTCTCAATGTAGCTGAAGGAGGAGTTCTGAGCTTTGGAAACAGTGAAAGACCCAGGCTTATAGATCAAGAGGAACGTAGGAAGGACAAGGCGCGCTGCGTACGCGTAGCCCAGCTTATACAGCAAGGAGTG TGTGACGAGTGCTACTCCCCAACTCCAACCATCGGCTCACGAGACACCAGGGACGCGATGCCAGTTTCACACAAACGTCGATATACTACGCGTTCTAGAGGAAGAGAACCACCGGTATTTACTGATCCATTCGCACCCAACAATCCTTCAATTCCCCGCCCAGATGTTATGCATCCTCTTAACTCGGGAGCGACCGGCTCAGTAATAACCAACTATAGCCCAACGCACACCTTTACCTCCCTTGCTGGAAGCGACGAGAACTCAGTGCTACCTACTACAGTATCTCCTCCATCTCAGGTCAATGATTCCCTCCGTGGATGGTCATACCGCCGTGCATCGTCGCTTCCCCTTGATACTTCCTCTCCATTACCTTCGCTATCTGCCGAACACGCCAATTCAACTTCCTACTCTCACCAACGACAGAGTAATTCAGCCTCGCCAATGCCGACAAGGCTTGTGGGTTCTCCCTTGCGGCGGCACCATCGCCTATACtatcctcatcctcaccgGGAACGAGCACAGAAGCAAACCATTGGTCGTGACTCTGATTCTAGCCTTTCGGCCTTTGATCGTCTGAGCTATTACTCGCCGGGTAACTCTCCGCCCGAGCAGCACCTGACTCCTCATATCCACCCAAGACTTCATTTCAAAAACACTACAAGTCGTTCAAATCTCAGTTCAGTAAATCCCATATCACACATAAACTCTACACCTACTTTGTACGGAATCAACTCCACCCGTCCATGGAGGTCTGAGGAGCCCATTGACCTTTCGGCGATGTATGAGCAGGATAACGCTACTGGTAATGAG GCCACGTTACACTCGACATATGCGATTAACACCGGAAAGGCCTACCCTCCTATTCCGACAGCACCAGCCCCGCTTGGTGACGTGCCTATCTCACATCAACTGGCACTTTCGTGCAAATCAGCACATAACCACACAACTGCATCAGAATTTGATGTCGAACCGGGTCCAAGTCAAAGCTATTATGACTGGCCAAGTCAGTATGGTTCAGAACTCAACTACCCGCCAGGAGATGATTATAATGCGTCGGCAAATCCGGAAATTTACAAGGAAGTCCCGAATATGTATTATTCGAACACAACGGGAGACCTGCCATACTAA
- a CDS encoding DNA-binding methylated-DNA-cysteine S-methyltransferase, with the protein MDAAEFHAQVYAAVRQIPIGRVTSYTASNSTFSSGHIAKIVGMPRHSRHVGQALKFLPDGSDIPWQRVIASNGTISSRGPGTTGADRQREALEAEGVEVSQSTPGGGLMKVNLSEYGWFPDPSEVELDVQDA; encoded by the exons ATGGACGCTGCAGAGTTCCACGCACAAGTTTATGCCGCGGTCCGTCAGATTCCCATAGGACGGGTGACTAGCTA CACCGCCTCTAACTCAACGTTCTCCAGTGGCCACATCGCAAAAATTGTGGGAATGCCCCGACACTCTCGTCATGTAGGGCAAG CTCTCAAATTTCTTCCTGATGGCTCCGATATCCCTTGGCAGCGCGTGATCGCTAGTAACGGTACAATCTCATCTCGAGGCCCTGGGACTACCGGAGCAGATCGCCAAAGAGAGGCGCTCGAGGCCGAAGGCGTTGAAGTTAGCCAATCCACTCCGGGAGGTGGCTTGATGAAGGTCAATCTGTCAGAGTATGGATGGTTCCCTGATCCATCCGAGGTCGAGCTTGATGTGCAGGATGCCTGA